CGTTGAAATAACACTTGTAGGATTAACCGGGGAACTCCGATGGCCGAACGCCCGTACAAGCGGGTGCTCCTGAAAGTCAGCGGTGAAGGATTCTGTAAGCCGGGCGGCTCCGGCCTGGATTCCGCGGAAGTCGCCACGATCGCCCGGCAGGTGCAGGAAGTGGCCGAAACGGGGTGCGAACTGGCCATCGTCGTCGGGGGAGGAAACTTCCTCCGCGGCGTCACGCTCTCCGAAAAGGCCCACGTCAAGCGCGCGACGGCCGACTACATGGGCATGGTCGCGACCGTCATCAACGCCCTCGCGCTTCAGGACAGCCTGGAGACGCTGGGCGTCAGCACGCGCGTCCAGTCGGCGATCGAGATGAAAGACGTGGCCGAGCCTTTCATCCGCCGACGCGCCATCCGCCACCTCGAAAAGAAGCGCGTCGTCATCCTCGCGGGCGGCACGGGAAACCCGTTCTTCA
This portion of the Planctomycetota bacterium genome encodes:
- the pyrH gene encoding UMP kinase, with product MAERPYKRVLLKVSGEGFCKPGGSGLDSAEVATIARQVQEVAETGCELAIVVGGGNFLRGVTLSEKAHVKRATADYMGMVATVINALALQDSLETLGVSTRVQSAIEMKDVAEPFIRRRAIRHLEKKRVVILAGGTGNPFFTTDTCAALRANELGADCLLKATKVDGVYSDDPQKNPKARRFDRLTYDDVVRQNLRIMDTAAISLCRDNHIPIVVFNLKHEGSIRRVVAGEPIGTFIGDS